A single genomic interval of Croceibacter atlanticus HTCC2559 harbors:
- the accD gene encoding acetyl-CoA carboxylase, carboxyltransferase subunit beta, giving the protein MAWFKRTQKGIQTKTEDKKDVPKGLWYKSPTGKIVDAEELEENFYVSPEDGYHVRIGSNEYFQILFDDNKYKELDANLTSKDPLKFQDKKKYVDRLKEAEKKTGLKDAVRTAVGKSQGKDLVIACMDFRFIGGSMGSVVGEKIARAADYSLKHNIPFLMISKSGGARMMEAALSLMQLAKTSAKIAQLADANIPYISLCTDPTTGGTTASFAMLGDINISEPGALIGFAGPRVVRDTTGKELPDGFQTAEFVQEHGFLDFITPRSELKKKVNLYLDLILNQPVRN; this is encoded by the coding sequence ATGGCTTGGTTTAAAAGAACCCAAAAAGGGATACAGACAAAGACAGAAGACAAGAAAGATGTCCCTAAAGGACTTTGGTACAAAAGTCCTACTGGTAAGATTGTAGATGCAGAAGAATTAGAAGAAAATTTTTATGTTAGTCCAGAAGATGGCTATCACGTAAGAATTGGTAGTAACGAGTATTTTCAAATACTATTTGATGACAATAAATACAAAGAGTTAGACGCTAACCTAACTTCTAAAGATCCACTTAAATTTCAAGACAAAAAGAAATATGTAGATCGTCTTAAAGAAGCTGAAAAGAAAACAGGTTTAAAAGACGCAGTAAGAACTGCAGTTGGAAAATCTCAAGGTAAAGATCTAGTTATTGCCTGTATGGACTTCAGGTTTATTGGAGGATCTATGGGTAGTGTTGTAGGTGAAAAAATTGCACGTGCTGCAGACTACTCACTTAAACACAACATTCCATTTTTAATGATATCTAAATCTGGTGGTGCTCGTATGATGGAGGCTGCTTTGTCTTTAATGCAATTAGCTAAAACATCTGCAAAGATTGCTCAATTGGCAGATGCAAATATTCCTTACATATCATTATGTACAGATCCTACTACTGGTGGTACTACAGCATCTTTTGCAATGTTAGGAGATATAAATATTAGTGAACCTGGAGCCTTAATAGGTTTTGCTGGTCCACGTGTAGTAAGAGATACTACAGGTAAAGAATTACCAGATGGTTTCCAAACTGCAGAGTTTGTACAAGAACACGGTTTCTTAGATTTTATAACTCCAAGAAGCGAGTTAAAGAAAAAAGTAAACTTATACCTTGATTTAATTTTAAATCAGCCGGTAAGAAACTAA
- the ubiE gene encoding bifunctional demethylmenaquinone methyltransferase/2-methoxy-6-polyprenyl-1,4-benzoquinol methylase UbiE encodes MSKKVTPYKDSQLNKKQQVEQMFDNISSDYDGLNRVISFGIDVKWRKKVIDIVASTNPKSVLDIATGTGDLAIQMERTGASEIIGVDISEGMLSIGHKKVAQANLTDKVILQKADSEALPFEDNKFDAITVSFGVRNFEDLEKGLSEILRVLKPSGTFVVLETSVPTRFPFKQGYNLYSKFILPTIGKMFSKDRVAYKYLSESASKFPHGEAFNNILRKVGFINVKNLPQTLGSATIYTASKTS; translated from the coding sequence ATGTCTAAGAAAGTTACTCCCTATAAAGATTCTCAACTTAATAAGAAGCAGCAGGTTGAACAAATGTTTGACAATATCTCTTCAGATTATGATGGGCTTAATCGTGTCATTTCATTTGGTATTGATGTAAAATGGCGTAAAAAGGTGATAGACATAGTGGCTTCTACCAACCCTAAAAGCGTTTTAGATATTGCCACTGGTACTGGAGACCTTGCTATACAAATGGAACGCACCGGTGCTTCTGAAATAATTGGTGTGGATATTAGTGAAGGAATGCTTTCTATAGGTCATAAAAAGGTGGCTCAAGCAAATCTTACAGATAAGGTTATCTTGCAAAAAGCAGATAGTGAAGCCTTACCTTTTGAAGACAATAAATTTGATGCTATAACGGTATCTTTTGGTGTTAGAAACTTTGAAGATTTAGAAAAAGGACTGTCTGAAATATTACGAGTACTAAAACCTTCTGGAACTTTTGTGGTATTAGAAACTTCTGTTCCCACAAGATTCCCTTTTAAACAAGGTTATAATTTATACAGCAAGTTTATCTTACCAACCATTGGAAAAATGTTTAGTAAAGACAGAGTAGCTTATAAATATTTAAGTGAAAGTGCCTCTAAATTTCCACATGGTGAAGCTTTCAACAATATTTTGAGAAAAGTAGGGTTTATAAATGTGAAGAATTTACCACAAACTCTAGGTTCTGCAACAATTTATACTGCTTCAAAAACATCTTAA
- a CDS encoding TrkH family potassium uptake protein: MPRLNFKIILYIMGLLLLCNGGFMLLSVIVSWYYNDGVTLELFSSSLLTLIIGTLLMFTTRNHSKRIDKREGYIIVTFGWIFMALSGMIPYLLSEAIPGFTNAFFETMSGYTTTGSTVLSDIEIVPKGVLFWRSLTHWIGGMGIIVLAIAILPLLGIGGMQLFAAEAPGPSADKLKPRITDTAKRLWLIYVGFTFSETILLKVAGMGWFDAVNHSLSTLSTGGFSTKNASLAYWNDTPIIQYIVIVFMFLAGMNFVMSYFALKGKFSRLLQDDELRWYFVFITGFTIIASVLVYLFADVSISSIAHPMVWGEAESSFRHSLFQVLAIITTTGFVTADYTLWTPFLTIFFFGMFFLGGSAGSTSGGVKVVRHLILIRNGITEFKRTLHPNAILPVRYRQKAIPKEIVFNILGFFILYMLAFIIGAIGLAALGLDFETAIGGAATSIGNIGPAFGDLGPVNNFNGLPNFGKWWCSFLMLIGRLELFTVLIILTPFFWRNR; encoded by the coding sequence ATGCCAAGGTTAAACTTTAAAATCATCTTATATATAATGGGACTACTATTGCTTTGCAATGGTGGTTTTATGTTACTTTCTGTAATTGTAAGTTGGTATTATAATGATGGTGTTACTTTAGAGTTATTCTCTTCTTCATTGCTTACTCTAATAATTGGGACATTATTAATGTTCACTACAAGAAACCATAGTAAACGTATAGATAAACGTGAAGGGTATATCATAGTTACTTTTGGTTGGATTTTTATGGCTCTTAGTGGTATGATACCCTATTTGCTTTCTGAAGCTATTCCAGGTTTTACAAATGCATTTTTTGAGACCATGTCTGGTTATACCACAACAGGCTCTACAGTATTAAGCGATATAGAAATAGTACCTAAAGGTGTTTTGTTTTGGCGTAGCCTTACACATTGGATAGGAGGTATGGGTATAATTGTACTAGCAATTGCCATTTTACCATTATTAGGAATAGGCGGTATGCAGTTATTTGCTGCAGAAGCGCCAGGACCAAGTGCAGATAAACTTAAACCTAGGATTACAGACACAGCAAAACGTCTTTGGTTAATTTATGTTGGCTTCACTTTTTCTGAAACTATTCTTTTGAAAGTTGCAGGAATGGGTTGGTTTGATGCTGTGAACCATTCCTTAAGTACATTATCCACTGGAGGTTTTTCTACTAAAAATGCCAGTTTAGCTTATTGGAACGATACGCCAATTATACAATATATAGTAATTGTATTTATGTTTTTGGCAGGTATGAACTTTGTCATGAGCTACTTTGCATTAAAAGGGAAATTTAGTAGGCTTTTACAAGATGATGAACTGCGTTGGTATTTTGTATTTATAACTGGCTTTACCATAATAGCTTCTGTTTTGGTTTACTTATTTGCAGATGTAAGCATATCCTCAATAGCTCATCCAATGGTTTGGGGTGAAGCAGAAAGTAGTTTTAGACATTCATTATTTCAAGTATTGGCAATTATAACTACAACGGGTTTTGTGACCGCAGACTATACGTTATGGACACCATTCTTAACTATTTTCTTTTTCGGAATGTTCTTTTTGGGTGGTTCTGCAGGATCAACTTCTGGTGGTGTGAAAGTTGTGAGACACCTTATTCTTATTAGAAACGGTATAACAGAATTTAAGCGCACTTTACATCCAAATGCAATCTTACCAGTACGATATAGACAAAAAGCTATTCCAAAAGAAATTGTTTTTAATATCCTTGGTTTCTTTATCCTTTATATGTTGGCATTTATTATTGGTGCAATAGGATTAGCTGCTTTAGGGTTAGATTTTGAAACAGCTATTGGTGGTGCAGCAACATCAATTGGTAATATAGGACCTGCATTTGGTGACTTAGGACCTGTAAACAATTTTAATGGTTTGCCTAATTTTGGAAAATGGTGGTGTAGTTTTCTTATGTTAATAGGAAGGCTAGAGCTGTTTACAGTTCTTATTATACTAACACCATTCTTCTGGCGTAACAGATAA
- a CDS encoding RNA methyltransferase — MVSKSQSKLIRSLNQKKFRLKHGLFVVEGVKSINEFLNSSLELYSLLSTENVFLSHSKETQLISLKELQAISHLSTAQVALAVFKIPVPKTDFKQNRLLALDGVRDPGNLGTIIRLCDWFNIQSLICSKDTVDCYNPKVVQATMGSLTRVEVIYTDLHKHLNTLDLPIFGTFMNGESVYSKPLPEDFVIVMGNEANGVTKEIEELCNHRIAIPQFGSGAPTESLNVATATAITLSEFSRRLIER, encoded by the coding sequence ATGGTTAGCAAAAGCCAATCTAAGTTAATACGCAGTCTAAACCAAAAAAAATTCCGTTTAAAACATGGGCTTTTTGTTGTTGAAGGTGTTAAGAGTATAAATGAATTTTTAAACTCAAGTTTAGAGCTCTATTCATTATTATCAACAGAAAATGTTTTTTTAAGTCATTCTAAAGAAACTCAGCTTATTTCTTTAAAAGAATTGCAGGCAATATCTCATTTGTCTACAGCTCAAGTTGCTTTGGCAGTGTTTAAGATTCCTGTTCCAAAAACTGACTTTAAACAAAATAGACTTCTTGCTTTAGATGGTGTTAGGGACCCTGGAAATTTGGGAACTATTATTAGGTTATGTGATTGGTTTAATATTCAAAGTCTTATTTGCTCTAAGGATACTGTAGATTGTTACAACCCTAAAGTTGTGCAAGCCACAATGGGATCATTAACTAGAGTAGAGGTTATTTATACAGACTTACATAAGCACTTAAATACTTTAGATTTACCAATTTTTGGAACTTTTATGAATGGGGAATCTGTTTACAGCAAACCATTACCAGAAGATTTTGTTATTGTTATGGGGAACGAAGCTAATGGTGTTACTAAGGAAATAGAGGAACTTTGTAATCATCGTATTGCCATACCTCAATTTGGTAGTGGTGCACCTACAGAAAGTTTAAATGTGGCAACTGCTACTGCAATTACATTGAGTGAATTTTCTAGACGTCTTATTGAAAGGTAA
- the fbaA gene encoding class II fructose-bisphosphate aldolase produces the protein MSHTIKPGVATGKEVQDIFNHAKKHGYALPAVNVVGSSTVNAVMETAAELNSPVIIQFSNGGGQFNAGKGLSNENEKAAIAGCVAGAKHVHELAEAYGATVILHTDHCAKKLLPWIDGLLDASEKFYNETGKSLYSSHMIDLSEEPLEENIEICKEYLARMSKMGMTLEIELGITGGEEDGVDNTDVDDSKLYTQPEEVAYAYEELSKVSDQFTIAAAFGNVHGVYKPGNVKLTPKILKNSQEYISNKYNVEHNHIDFVFHGGSGSTVEEIREAIGYGVIKMNIDTDLQYAFTEGCRDYILDKKDYISAQIGNPDGDDIPNKKYYDPRKWVREGELTFKARLKKAFEDLNNVNTL, from the coding sequence ATGAGTCACACAATAAAACCTGGAGTTGCTACAGGCAAAGAAGTTCAAGATATTTTTAACCACGCTAAAAAACACGGCTATGCTTTACCTGCCGTAAATGTGGTTGGATCAAGTACTGTTAATGCTGTAATGGAAACAGCGGCAGAGTTAAACTCACCTGTAATTATTCAGTTTTCAAATGGTGGCGGTCAATTTAATGCTGGAAAAGGATTATCTAATGAAAATGAAAAAGCTGCAATAGCAGGATGTGTAGCAGGTGCTAAACACGTACACGAGCTTGCAGAAGCTTATGGCGCAACTGTTATTTTACATACAGATCACTGTGCTAAAAAGTTATTACCTTGGATAGATGGTTTGTTAGATGCTAGTGAAAAGTTTTATAACGAAACTGGTAAATCTCTATACAGCTCTCATATGATAGACTTAAGTGAAGAGCCTCTTGAAGAAAATATTGAAATCTGTAAAGAATACCTTGCTCGCATGAGTAAGATGGGTATGACATTAGAGATTGAGCTAGGTATTACTGGCGGTGAAGAAGATGGTGTAGACAATACAGATGTAGACGACTCTAAACTATACACACAACCAGAAGAAGTTGCCTACGCTTATGAAGAGTTAAGCAAAGTAAGCGACCAATTTACAATTGCAGCAGCTTTTGGAAATGTACACGGAGTTTATAAGCCAGGAAATGTAAAGCTTACTCCAAAGATTCTTAAAAATTCTCAAGAATATATTTCTAATAAATACAATGTAGAACATAACCACATAGATTTTGTATTTCACGGTGGTAGTGGCTCTACAGTCGAAGAAATTAGAGAAGCTATAGGTTACGGCGTAATAAAAATGAATATTGATACAGATTTACAATATGCATTTACCGAAGGATGTAGAGATTATATTTTAGACAAAAAAGATTACATCTCGGCACAAATAGGAAATCCTGACGGAGATGATATCCCAAATAAAAAATATTACGACCCAAGAAAATGGGTACGTGAAGGCGAATTAACTTTTAAAGCTAGACTAAAGAAAGCTTTTGAAGATTTAAATAATGTGAATACTTTATAA
- the tamL gene encoding translocation and assembly module lipoprotein TamL, producing the protein MTVQHVKITLILLILVVLSSCNAVKRLEADEHLLTENTIYQNDEKVSDPRIRNQLYQNPNVKLLGVPLRLHIYNMARPNIDSILTSRIYDNPKKLKFLKKFWSEKQIIKRIDAGINFNEWIKRTGQAPTIINEEKTNKSKNRLEAWYWNNGWFNVDSKYEINLEDNKRGTVDYFITTGKPYIVDSISRKIESPVVDSLYQAHKDKSLIKSGVQYATKDFGNERDRLTTLFRNSGLYHFEQEFLNFDADTVNTNHKVNVNVLIGDRPVKLGDTAIKVPFKIHKISEVNIITDYTYQNRNKPITDTTSYDGYNLMAFDEIKYRPKSLTDNIFIKKGDVFKDIDRTLTYNRISQLRIFKYPNIKYVEDPRDSTNTNLIANVFLTPREKYNVAFNFDVSQSNIQDFGIGFGGSLLIRNIFRGAETFEISTRGSIGSSSDAADSEDRFFNISEVGADMKLSFPKILFPINTEKYIPNYMSPFTTLSVGVSTQQNIGLDKQNVTGAFSYRWQPKKTLTHQLDLLNVQYVRNLNTGNYFNVYRNSFNILNDIAQNNNDVNPAYFNTNEDGTSTLIIPEGANSFINDALSNNIDNLTTDELQDINNINERQDRLTEDNLIFASNFSYVYDNRDNLYDNDFSRFRGKIEFAGNTLSTIASSIGLEENNTGGYNIFGVRFSQYAKLELDYIKHWDWGNKNIFAIRTFGGIAIPYGNSESIPFSRSFFAGGTNDNRGWQAYDLGPGSTGGRNEFNEANMKIHFSGEYRFNLFGQLNSALFVDVGNIWNVLDNVDDEDARFTSLSDLSELAVGSGFGLRYDVNFFVIRFDIGFKTYNPALTEGDRWFKQYNFANAVYNVGINYPF; encoded by the coding sequence TTGACCGTACAGCACGTAAAAATAACACTTATTCTTTTAATCCTTGTGGTGTTAAGCTCTTGTAATGCTGTAAAACGCTTAGAAGCAGATGAGCATTTACTTACTGAAAATACTATTTATCAAAACGATGAAAAAGTTTCAGATCCTCGCATAAGAAACCAATTGTATCAAAACCCTAACGTTAAACTACTTGGCGTTCCTTTACGCTTGCACATTTATAATATGGCAAGACCAAATATAGATTCTATTCTTACTTCTAGAATTTATGACAACCCTAAGAAACTAAAATTTCTGAAAAAATTCTGGTCAGAAAAGCAAATTATCAAGCGCATAGATGCTGGAATTAACTTTAACGAATGGATTAAACGTACAGGACAAGCACCAACAATTATAAATGAAGAAAAAACCAACAAATCTAAAAACAGATTAGAAGCTTGGTACTGGAATAATGGCTGGTTTAATGTTGATTCTAAATATGAAATAAATTTAGAAGACAACAAACGTGGTACTGTTGATTATTTTATTACTACAGGCAAACCCTACATAGTAGATAGCATTTCAAGAAAAATAGAGTCACCAGTTGTAGATTCTTTATATCAAGCCCATAAAGATAAAAGTCTTATTAAGTCTGGAGTACAATATGCCACTAAAGATTTTGGGAATGAACGCGACCGTCTTACAACACTGTTTAGAAATAGTGGCCTTTATCATTTTGAGCAAGAATTTTTAAATTTTGATGCAGATACTGTAAACACTAACCATAAGGTTAATGTAAATGTGCTTATTGGTGACAGACCTGTAAAACTGGGAGATACTGCTATAAAGGTTCCCTTTAAAATTCATAAGATTAGTGAGGTTAATATTATTACAGACTACACGTATCAAAATAGAAATAAACCCATTACAGATACCACTAGCTATGACGGTTATAATCTCATGGCTTTCGATGAAATAAAGTACAGGCCCAAATCTTTAACAGATAATATTTTTATAAAAAAGGGCGATGTTTTTAAAGACATAGACAGAACCTTAACATACAATCGAATTTCACAATTAAGGATTTTTAAATATCCTAATATTAAATATGTGGAAGATCCTCGAGACAGCACAAATACTAATTTAATAGCCAATGTATTTTTAACGCCTAGAGAAAAATACAATGTCGCCTTTAATTTTGATGTCTCTCAAAGTAATATACAAGATTTCGGTATTGGTTTTGGAGGCTCTTTACTAATTAGAAACATTTTTAGAGGTGCAGAAACTTTTGAAATATCAACTAGAGGTAGTATAGGTTCTTCCAGTGATGCTGCAGATAGCGAAGATCGTTTTTTTAATATATCAGAAGTTGGAGCAGATATGAAATTGTCTTTCCCAAAAATACTGTTCCCTATAAACACAGAAAAATATATTCCTAATTACATGTCACCCTTCACCACATTAAGCGTAGGTGTAAGCACTCAACAAAATATAGGCTTAGATAAACAAAATGTCACAGGTGCTTTTTCATACCGTTGGCAGCCTAAAAAAACATTAACACATCAACTAGATTTACTTAACGTTCAGTATGTTAGAAATTTAAATACAGGAAATTATTTTAATGTTTACAGAAACTCTTTTAATATTCTAAATGACATTGCTCAAAACAATAATGATGTAAACCCTGCATACTTTAATACTAACGAAGACGGCACATCTACATTAATAATTCCCGAAGGCGCCAATAGCTTTATTAATGATGCTTTATCTAACAACATAGATAACTTAACTACAGATGAGCTACAAGACATAAACAATATAAATGAACGCCAAGACAGGTTAACAGAAGACAACCTGATTTTTGCCTCTAATTTCTCCTATGTTTATGATAATAGAGACAACCTTTATGATAATGATTTTTCAAGATTTAGAGGTAAAATAGAATTTGCAGGAAATACACTGTCAACAATTGCCAGTAGTATAGGTCTCGAAGAAAACAATACTGGTGGTTATAATATCTTTGGTGTACGATTTTCTCAATACGCAAAATTAGAGCTAGATTACATAAAGCATTGGGATTGGGGCAACAAGAATATTTTTGCAATACGCACTTTTGGTGGTATAGCCATTCCTTATGGCAACTCAGAAAGCATTCCTTTTTCTAGGTCATTTTTTGCAGGAGGCACAAATGATAATAGAGGTTGGCAAGCATATGATCTTGGACCAGGAAGTACAGGTGGCCGTAATGAGTTTAATGAAGCTAATATGAAAATACATTTTAGCGGTGAATACCGATTTAATCTTTTTGGACAATTAAACAGTGCTTTATTTGTAGATGTAGGAAATATCTGGAATGTACTAGATAATGTAGATGATGAAGATGCAAGATTCACATCACTTTCAGACCTTAGTGAGTTAGCTGTAGGTTCTGGTTTTGGTTTAAGATACGATGTGAATTTTTTCGTAATACGATTTGATATCGGCTTTAAAACATACAATCCAGCATTAACTGAAGGAGACAGATGGTTTAAACAATATAACTTTGCAAATGCCGTATATAATGTTGGTATAAACTATCCTTTTTAA
- the porT gene encoding type IX secretion/gliding motility protein PorT/SprT, giving the protein MGRLLIILIALVSFHNAQAQWPFGKEKIRNLDNFDKSRLSWGYTLGFNSYDFDFDYKNQTEDIIVEKSVGFNVGLLGNLRLNDYLDLRLEPMVAFSSRNLIFPFAGEDDQDRLREVKSTYVHIPLLLKVSTKRLNNWKPFIVGGLSTAINLSSNQDNPDDNSVGQFRMTNNSYYYEVGFGIDLYLYYFKFTPSIRGVFALNDELVRDADPNSIYTSNIEKMSSRGVFINFTFQ; this is encoded by the coding sequence ATGGGAAGACTTCTTATCATCTTAATAGCCTTAGTATCATTTCATAATGCCCAAGCCCAATGGCCTTTTGGCAAAGAGAAAATTAGAAACCTTGACAATTTTGATAAATCAAGATTATCTTGGGGATACACCTTAGGGTTTAATAGTTATGACTTTGATTTTGATTACAAAAACCAAACAGAAGATATCATAGTAGAAAAAAGCGTTGGTTTTAATGTTGGGCTTTTAGGAAATTTAAGACTTAATGATTATTTAGATTTAAGGCTTGAGCCAATGGTTGCGTTTAGTAGCCGAAACTTAATATTTCCGTTTGCAGGTGAAGATGATCAAGATAGATTGCGAGAAGTAAAATCTACCTATGTTCATATTCCGCTTCTATTAAAAGTTTCAACAAAACGCTTAAATAACTGGAAGCCATTTATTGTTGGTGGCCTTTCAACAGCAATAAACCTTTCTAGTAACCAAGATAATCCAGATGATAATAGTGTTGGCCAGTTTAGAATGACCAATAACAGTTATTATTATGAGGTAGGCTTTGGGATTGACCTGTACCTTTACTATTTCAAATTTACACCTTCAATACGAGGTGTTTTTGCTCTTAATGATGAATTGGTAAGAGATGCGGACCCTAACAGTATTTATACAAGTAATATTGAAAAAATGTCTTCTAGAGGCGTATTTATAAACTTTACCTTTCAATAA
- the rpsO gene encoding 30S ribosomal protein S15 codes for MYLTQEEKGNLFAEHGKDKNDTGSAEGQIALFTHRISHMSDHLKNNRKDYATERSLVRLVGRRRSLLDYLMKKDIVRYREIVKKLNLRK; via the coding sequence ATGTATTTAACTCAAGAAGAAAAAGGAAACCTTTTCGCAGAACACGGTAAAGATAAAAATGATACTGGCTCAGCAGAAGGACAAATCGCATTATTTACTCACCGTATCTCACACATGTCAGATCACCTAAAAAACAATCGTAAAGATTACGCTACAGAGCGTTCTCTAGTACGTTTGGTAGGTCGTCGTCGTTCTTTATTAGATTACTTAATGAAGAAAGATATTGTACGATACAGAGAGATTGTAAAGAAATTAAATTTACGTAAGTAA
- the trkA gene encoding Trk system potassium transporter TrkA, producing the protein MKIIIAGAGEVGFHLAKLLSYESQDITLIDNDRKSLNYADTHLDIRTIKGDATSIRILRESQIKGVDLVIGVTESENTNITICVLAKQLGAKKTIARISNTEFIDFKEEIGFTKFGIDELISPEALATKEIGLLLNQSAFSDTYEFEGGALTLIGVTLSRTASFVGKTVKEAAKIFPELHFQPIAIQRFGTQYTLIPRGDTQFKEGDQVYFTTIKGGVEELYKLTGKIKQEIKNVMILGGSKIGEQTAKQLCSTKFNVKLVENNSDRAFDLADDLPKALVINGDGRNVELLEEENIQDMDAFIAVTGNSETNIMSCLVAKSKSVKKTIALVENMDYFQLSHSIGIDTLINKKLLAANNIFRYIRRGDVVAMTKLNNMNAELLEFIVKSTSEVCNTLIKDVAFPRAAIISGVIRDGKGIIALGDFLIKSGDRIVVCCLPRAIVKVEKLFL; encoded by the coding sequence ATGAAGATTATTATTGCCGGAGCTGGCGAAGTAGGCTTCCACCTTGCAAAACTACTTTCTTACGAGTCTCAGGATATTACCCTGATAGATAATGATAGGAAAAGTCTTAATTACGCCGATACGCATTTAGATATTAGGACAATTAAAGGTGATGCTACATCTATACGTATATTAAGAGAATCTCAGATAAAAGGTGTAGACCTTGTTATAGGTGTAACCGAAAGTGAAAATACAAACATTACAATTTGTGTGTTAGCAAAGCAATTAGGTGCTAAGAAAACCATTGCAAGAATCTCCAACACAGAGTTTATAGATTTTAAAGAAGAAATAGGGTTTACCAAATTTGGAATAGATGAGCTAATTTCTCCAGAAGCCTTAGCTACTAAAGAAATTGGGTTACTACTTAATCAAAGTGCATTTAGTGACACTTATGAATTTGAAGGAGGCGCACTTACACTTATAGGAGTTACATTATCTAGAACAGCATCTTTTGTTGGTAAAACAGTTAAGGAAGCCGCTAAGATATTTCCAGAATTACACTTTCAACCTATTGCCATACAGAGATTTGGAACTCAGTATACCTTAATTCCTCGTGGAGACACTCAGTTTAAAGAAGGCGATCAGGTATATTTTACTACTATAAAAGGTGGCGTTGAAGAGCTTTATAAATTAACTGGTAAAATTAAGCAGGAGATTAAGAATGTCATGATTCTTGGTGGTAGTAAAATTGGAGAGCAAACAGCAAAACAATTATGCTCTACTAAATTTAACGTTAAGCTTGTAGAAAACAATAGTGATAGGGCTTTTGACCTTGCAGACGATTTGCCGAAAGCTTTAGTAATAAATGGAGATGGTCGTAATGTCGAGCTTTTAGAAGAGGAAAACATTCAGGATATGGATGCTTTTATTGCCGTAACAGGTAATAGCGAAACAAATATCATGTCTTGCCTTGTTGCCAAAAGTAAGAGTGTTAAGAAAACTATAGCGCTAGTTGAGAATATGGATTATTTTCAATTGAGCCATTCTATCGGGATTGATACATTGATAAACAAAAAGCTATTAGCTGCGAATAACATATTTAGATACATACGTAGAGGAGATGTTGTTGCTATGACAAAGCTCAACAATATGAATGCAGAGCTTTTAGAGTTTATAGTAAAATCTACATCAGAGGTTTGTAATACATTAATTAAAGATGTCGCATTTCCTAGAGCCGCTATTATAAGTGGTGTTATAAGAGATGGAAAGGGTATTATAGCTTTAGGAGATTTTCTTATAAAAAGTGGAGACCGTATAGTAGTTTGCTGTTTACCTAGAGCCATAGTAAAGGTTGAAAAACTCTTTTTATAA